TATTCTAAGAATACATTTAGTTACCTTGCTCTAATAAATGAGGCACATGCCTTTATCCCAACTTTCTTCGACATGTTCTGCTCCCAGGACTCAGAGGCTGTGTGTTCCCCTTCGTCCATCCTTTCCAGTTCTTCTGAAGCGCAGAGGAATTCTtttacagcctggctgctgctacaAGTCACTGCATTCTCACTCTTGGTTTCTGTAGCAAGGCCGGACCAAGCGTCTTCTTTCTGGCTGTCTGATCTGTGAGGCTGCAAATTAATCTCTCTTCCAGTCGATGTTTTGAAACTACCACCCCTTACAATAACCTCTTCAGActgatttatatttgtttctggaaTGACTGATGAAGACAAGCTCTGTAAAAGGCTCATATAAACTTCAGCAAGTAACTTCCAGTACCAAGGGTTGAAAGGATGTAAGCAGATCAGTTGCTGCAGgcatgtgatctttttttctacattttccagaccctggtaaatggaaaactgcaggttGAGAACCATTGTTAAGTGATCTGTGTTAGTAGCACTGCTTCTccagaaacaaaagataatagaTTAAAACCAGGAGTGGAACAGAATCATCATTCAGAGCCTAAGAAAATGTCTCCCTTAATAATGACA
Above is a window of Athene noctua unplaced genomic scaffold, bAthNoc1.hap1.1 HAP1_HAP1_scaffold_66, whole genome shotgun sequence DNA encoding:
- the LOC141954999 gene encoding zinc fingers and homeoboxes protein 1-like — its product is MLACPQLPRLKLGHSTSPPAPCSGGEHEAFSGRLPQAHYRQQDFEKALCEYSNCLLLLPPSNIAMRQDVQEGQARCLCRLGRHKEALDIAEKMRSSATNTDHLTMVLNLQFSIYQGLENVEKKITCLQQLICLHPFNPWYWKLLAEVYMSLLQSLSSSVIPETNINQSEEVIVRGGSFKTSTGREINLQPHRSDSQKEDAWSGLATETKSENAVTCSSSQAVKEFLCASEELERMDEGEHTASESWEQNMSKKVGIKACASFIRARLLLQLTRLQQSSFALENNIEGQKEIDDKVARLGFGENSLLLMIKEFSSGKIV